CCAAGTGTAGCCCGAGTGCTCGAGGGTGTGGGGGCGCCTCGCCCGATCCGTGAGCTGCGGGACCTAGGCGACTAGCCGCCAGTGAGCGCAAGGCGGGCGACAGCCCAGGCGACGAAGATCAGCTGCGCCATGTTGATCACCACCGACACCCGGTGCCCACGCTGGAAGCGAGCGCCCGCCTGAGTATCCCCAGCCAGCTGGGCGTCGCGCGCCGCGTTGATCAACGGCACCAGGAGCTGGCGCACGAGCAGGGTGGATAGCGCCACCGTAAGCAGACCGAAGGCCAC
The Pseudomonadota bacterium DNA segment above includes these coding regions:
- a CDS encoding DUF4149 domain-containing protein — protein: MQVVGWWALGALFGAMVFFPAVVAPRVFRALDGESAGNFLRALFPGYYLFMIVSAAIAAVCFHARVAVAFGLLTVALSTLLVRQLLVPLINAARDAQLAGDTQAGARFQRGHRVSVVINMAQLIFVAWAVARLALTGG